Part of the Caulifigura coniformis genome, TCGTCCTGCACGATGGCCGCCGGATCCCCGGCCGGGTCGTCGGGACAGATGTGGATCTCGATCTCGCGGTTCTCAAGATCGAAGCGGAAGGGTTGCCCTCGTTCGACTTATTCAAGGCGGTGGACGTCAGCCCCGGCACGCGCGTTCTGGCGTTCAGCAACATGTTCAAGGTTGCTTCGGGCAACGAGCCGGTGACCGTGCAGCGAGGAGTGGTCGCCGCAAAGGCCAGGTTGTCGGCCCGGCGGGGACGGTTCGCCGCCCCTTACCGTGATGAGGCCTATCTCCTCGATGCGGTGACCAACAATCCGGGGGCCGGTGGGGGAGTTCTGACGACGCTCGATGGCCGTCTCGTGGGCGTTCTTGGTCGTGAACTGAAGAATCCGCAGACGCAAACCTGGATCAACTACGCGGTCCCCGCAACGAAACTCGCCGCGACGGCCGATGCGATCGTGAAAGGGGAGTTCCGACCGAAGGACAAGTTTGCCGCCGATGAACCGGAGGGGACGGGAGTGACACCCGTCGATCTCGGTCTGGTGCTCGTTCCGGACGTGGTGGCTCGCACGCCTGCCTATGTGGATGACGTCGTCGTCGGTTCGCCGGCGGCCAAGGCCGGACTGGCGGCTGAAGACCTCATCGTCTTCGTGAACAGCGATCTCGTGGCATCGATTTCCGCCGTGAAAGACGCGCTCCAGCAAAGTCGCCCGGGAGACGACGTCACGCTCACAGTCCGCCGTGGGGACGATCTGGTGTCGGTGACGCTCCGCGTCCCGCCCAGGGGAACCAGGTAGCCGCGCGCACACCCGCATCTGGTCGCAGACTCTTCGTGACCGGCAAGGTTTCACTCACCGGCGTCTTCGTCAGCCTCGGCGGGTTCAGGTGGAAGACCCCGCTTGTTCGAGACCGCGGGCGGTCCGACGCATCCGGACGTCGAAGGACGACCGATCTCAAGGGATGCCGGATGGTCTCCTGTCGCGGCCCGATCGCGGCGTGCTCCAAGGATGTCGAGCCACATGAAACAGTCGTTTACCTCTCGCGAGACCTCGTCTCGCGGACAGGCTCTCGCCATTCTGGCCGTTCTCCTGTTCTGCATTCCGTTGGTGGCCAGCGGCTTGAAACGGGCGACGTTCGACGGCCGGCCCACGGCGGTCCGTGACGCCGAAACGGCGACCAACCCGGAATACGACCTGGTCGTCGCCTGGCATGGCGGGCGGCTCGGCGATCCGCGCATTGCGGACGTTCGCCGCAAGCTGCTCGGAGAAGTGGCCGCCGACGGCCTGCTCCGCGGCGGTTCCCCTTACGTGGCCGATGTGACTTCTGCCGATGATCAACTGGCGGCTCTGACGGCCAGCGACATGACCGTCGAACAGGCCAAAGAGTCCCTTTCCGGGATCTGGCTCGGTCGCGGGGGGCTCAAGATCAAGGCGACGAATAATGGTCGCCGCGACCTCGAATGGACGGCCCGCCGGATCGAAACCGAACTCAATGCCGTGGAAGGCCGCACGGTCGTTGTCTCCCTGCGGCCGATGACGACCCCTGTCAGCGGCGACACGGACTCTCCCATTGAGATTCCGGAGTTCGACCTGGAAGTGTTTTGCGCCGCAGGGAACGATCCCCTCGCCACGCCCGCCACTCTTCGCGACGAAGTGCTCAAGGTTCGTGGCTACCCCACTGCTGCGGAACCAGACGGGCAGCAGCTGGTGGCCGAGGCGTTCGAAGCGGTGGGAACTCCGGTCGCCATTCGGATTCGTCTGACTGATGCCGGGAAGGCCGTCCCCGCAGCCGCCCGGGACGCCATTCGCCACGCTGCCGCCGATGCAGGGATTGCGTCCGAAGACCTGATGGTCAGCGGCTCGCTGCTCACGGCGGCCGAGCGCGCTGAAACCCTTTCCGCCGCGGCCAGTCCGGGTGCTGGCGGCGGACTCTGGAATGGTGTTCTTTCTCCCATCGTGATCACCCTGGCCGCCGCTGGCGTTTTGGGAATGCTCGTCGGCGGGTACTCAATTGATCTCATCTGCTCGATGGTTCTCGGCGCCTTTGGCGCGGCGGGACTTGCGGCCGGAATGAACGCTCTGGGCATCGCCTGGACCGAAAGCCTGCTTCTGATCCCGGCCGTCGTCTTCGTGCTGACTGTCGCCACGACATTGCTCGAACCGGCCGCCGGCGGCAGCCTCAGTGCCCGTGTCCGTCGCCCGATGTCCGCGTCGACGCTGCTGTCTGCCCTCTGCCTGGTCACGTTGCTCGTCGGTTCGAACATGCAGCGCACGACCGATCGTCAGTTCGCCCTCGCGGGAGCTGCGGCCTGTGCGATCGCGTGGGGGCTTTCGACGATCTGCGTTCCGCCAGTTGCCTCGCTCCTCGGAGGGCGGCCGATCCGGCGCGTGACCCATGGACTCGATTTCGCCGAATGGATCGTGACGCACCAGCGGATCACCGCCACGGTCGCGGCGACCGTCGGCGTGGCCCTCGCTGTTTTGTTGCTGCAACCCGACGTCCAGAACTGGGTGTCGGCTCCGCGCGGCGAGTCTTCACGGGGTTCTCAGTTTGCCCTGGAACGATCCCTCGGCGGCACCTCCGACATTCGCGCGGAGATCCACTTTGATGCCGAACGGATGCAGCGGATGCGGATCCTGGAACGGGCCGGCATCGTCCGTGCCACCGTGCAGAAACTGAAGAGCTGCCACGGCGTGACAGGAGCCATGTCACTGGCGGAGGCGGCACCGGACATCCCGCGTCCGGCCGACGACGCCAGGACCCGTGAGCGGTCCACGTACATTGCCAGGTCGAACAAGGTTGCCGAGCACCTGCGGGACCGGAATGAGGTCCTGGGAGGGGCCTGGCTGCTGGAGCATGGCTCAGAGGACGGCAGTGAGGCAGTCGGGGAAACCTGGGTGATCCGGGCATCGCTCGCCGAACTTGCGGTGGATGCTCCGCAGGTCGTCGTTGCGGATCTGAACCGCGCGATCCAGGATGTCCTGCGGTTCCACGCCGGCGTGTCACATGAAATCACCGGCGACGTCGTCAAGGCGTCCCTGCGATCCGCCACGCCCAGCCGGCGTCCCGGTGTGATCGGCGTCCTGGTCGCCCTGTCGCTGATTGTCGCGGCCGTCGGGACCGGCTCGCTGGGACGAGGCCTCGCTGTGGCCGGCATCGTCGCCATCCCGGGCGTGGCCGTCTTGATCGCCCCTGGGTTCCAGCCCGGCCAGTTCGGTGCCCCGGCGTTTCTGGCGATTGCGATTCCCTTGAGTCTGGGGGTGATGTCGTGCGTCCGACTGGTGAACGACCTCGGGGAATGGGTTGCGGCGACGTCGACTCGACATGAGGCCCTGGCGTTTGCGTTCACCGGATCCATGACCCGCTCGCGTCAGGCGCTCGTGACTTTGGCCGCGGTGCTGGGAGGCCTGAGTCTCCTCACGCCGCAACTCGTCCCATCCGCGGTGAGGGCCGGAGTCTGGGTATCCGTCTGGGCCATGGCCGCCAGCCAGTGCATCTTCCCACTGCTCCTTTCGGGGCGCCTCGGCCGACTGATTGTCCGTGATGGAGAACGGGGCCTGGACACGGTCGACGATCACGTTGTCGCCGCTCCGATCCGTCTGGAGCCGGTGATTGAGGCGCCACATTTCGAGCTGGAAACGACCCGCCGGCGCGTCCGCAGTGCCGGGTGAGGGCCTGCATAGGGGGGCCGTGCCGCCGGAGTCTCGCGGAGTGATGGCGGTTCCGGTAGCTTGACGTGGTGGGGATGGCGTTTGTCAGCCATCCCGTCACGCACGACGCCCGTTGCAGTATTCCATGTCGACCTCGGATCAAGACGACACCCCGACGCCCCAGGATTCGGATGTCAGGCGCACTGCGCCGCTGAACATTCCTCCGCCATCCTTCACCACGCTCCTGCAGATGCTGGCCACGCAGGCGATGGCGGCAATGGGGCTCATTCCAGGCCCGGATGGCAAGTCCCACAAGGAGCCGGCCGTCGCGAAGCATTTCGTCGATCTGCTCGGCGTCCTCGAGGTGAAGTGCAAAGGGAATCTCGACTCCGCGGAGGCGAAGATGCTCGACACCCTGCTGCATGACCTGCGAATGGCGTTCGTCCAGGCCTCGAAGTAACCCTTCTTCCCGGCCGCGTCGCGTCTGGGCCGTCCTCTATTCGATTGATGGAATCTTCATGGCCAAGTGCCTTGTCACCGGCGGCGCCGGATTCATCGGCAGCCACCTGACGGAGCGGCTGCTCGCAAACGGCCACCAGGTGACTATTGTCGATGACATGTCGACGGGGCGGCGTGAGAATCTCCGGAAGGTCGAATCGCATCCGGCCCTGCGGATCGTCCCCGGATCGATCACCGACCAGATCGTCCTGACGGAAGCAGTGCGCGACGCGGACGTGGTGTATCACCTGGCCGCCGCGGTGGGCGTCAAGCTCGTCGCGGATGACCCCGTTCGCACCATCGAAACGAACATCTATCCGACCGAACTGCTGCTGAGGCTCGCCGTCCAGCGG contains:
- a CDS encoding S1C family serine protease, which encodes MNINRRKFFGSVTSLSLGAAVGRSLLAADLRGSIADVQQRMVKIFGAGGLAGLHAYGTGFLISPNGHVATILSHVLDSDVVNVVLHDGRRIPGRVVGTDVDLDLAVLKIEAEGLPSFDLFKAVDVSPGTRVLAFSNMFKVASGNEPVTVQRGVVAAKARLSARRGRFAAPYRDEAYLLDAVTNNPGAGGGVLTTLDGRLVGVLGRELKNPQTQTWINYAVPATKLAATADAIVKGEFRPKDKFAADEPEGTGVTPVDLGLVLVPDVVARTPAYVDDVVVGSPAAKAGLAAEDLIVFVNSDLVASISAVKDALQQSRPGDDVTLTVRRGDDLVSVTLRVPPRGTR
- a CDS encoding DUF1844 domain-containing protein, which codes for MSTSDQDDTPTPQDSDVRRTAPLNIPPPSFTTLLQMLATQAMAAMGLIPGPDGKSHKEPAVAKHFVDLLGVLEVKCKGNLDSAEAKMLDTLLHDLRMAFVQASK